One region of Brassica napus cultivar Da-Ae chromosome A10, Da-Ae, whole genome shotgun sequence genomic DNA includes:
- the LOC111212021 gene encoding uncharacterized protein LOC111212021, with protein sequence MSSPLLSRLSRLRLRKPPALGVRHLGGARLLSETPLCHIYGVEHCGEDQVKGNIGRLMITDFSGPSCWTRVLEKTVPMEMMTERGTMGASHGWVLTWRDGCPYLADDLNPGASSSAFSGITLPHFETLPHCQTKLVTNVAMSSSSPRDDCILAVKFAGPQLSLCRPGGKNNKWVNIKIEYPGFSSSRVIYSKMDNKFAMVASGGRSIGSWNLVDETFKVETCSVVLPELLESEWEELDSCCKTEELVESRSTKEMFMIKRFRKRNNEEGCGGRMEEHKMWVFELQYSNWRYTQDIGDLCIFLSKSEPFCLKASSHQKCKNSIYFLDKTERGIFTIADKCKTSNFSNFTAPYFIPPQSYLNASRSKPSSTFFF encoded by the exons ATGAGTTCTCCGCTTCTCAGCCGTCTCTCGAGGCTCCGTTTGAGGAAACCACCTGCGCTAGGAGTT AGACACCTGGGTGGCGCTCGGTTATTGTCCGAAACCCCTCTATGTCACATCTACGGCGTTGAACATTGTGGAGAGGATCAGGTTAAAGGGAATATCGGTAGACTCATGATCACAGATTTTTCTGGGCCTAGTTGTTGGACCAGGGTTTTGGAAAAGACGGTGCCCATGGAGATGATGACAGAAAGGGGAACGATGGGAGCATCTCATGGCTGGGTATTGACTTGGAGAGACGGCTGCCCGTATCTTGCAGATGACCTCAACCCGGGAGCGTCGTCTTCAGCTTTCAGTGGAATCACACTGCCTCATTTCGAAACTCTTCCTCATTGCCAAACAAAACTGGTAACCAACGTGGCCATGTCATCCTCCTCTCCTCGTGACGACTGCATTTTGGCCGTCAAGTTCGCTGGACCTCAACTCAGCCTATGCAGGCCCGGTGGGAAGAATAACAAGTGGGTCAACATCAAAATCGAATACCCCGGCTTCTCCTCCTCCCGAGTCATCTATTCAAAGATGGATAACAAGTTCGCCATGGTGGCTTCTGGGGGCAGAAGCATAGGATCCTGGAATCTTGTTGATGAAACGTTTAAGGTGGAGACGTGTAGCGTTGTCCTTCCTGAGCTGTTGGAGTCAGAATGGGAAGAATTAGACTCGTGTTGCAAGACCGAAGAGTTGGTGGAGTCGAGATCGACGAAAGAAATGTTTATGATTAAGCGGTTCAGAAAGAGAAATAACGAGGAGGGTTGTGGTGGGAGGATGGAAGAGCATAAAATGTGGGTGTTCGAGCTACAGTATTCAAATTGGCGTTACACTCAAGACATTGGTGATCTCTGCATTTTCCTCTCAAAGTCTGAGCCTTTCTGTCTCAAGGCTAGCTCCCACCAGAAATGCAAAAACTCCATCTATTTCTTAGACAAAACCGAACGTGGAATATTCACTATCGCTGATAAGTGTAAGACTAGTAACTTCTCCAATTTCACTGCCCCTTACTTCATTCCACCTCAATCTTACCTCAACGCTAGTCGTAGCAAGCCATCTTCTACGTTTTTCTTTTAA